One Rissa tridactyla isolate bRisTri1 chromosome 4, bRisTri1.patW.cur.20221130, whole genome shotgun sequence DNA window includes the following coding sequences:
- the GATD1 gene encoding glutamine amidotransferase-like class 1 domain-containing protein 1 isoform X1, with the protein MSDRLGKPTCLIVASAAAAGVSAQSFLHCFTLASSAFNLQVATPGGKSIDFVDVNESNMRWIQDFRMKSYANPAKLESIDGARYHALLIPNCPGAMTDLANSGYLAKILQHFSTENKPVCAVGHGVAALCCATNEDKSWVFQGYSLTGPSVYELVRQPNFASLSIIVEDFVKDSGATFSASSPDAVHVVLDRHLVTGQNENSTLPAVQNLLILCNLRNTPGL; encoded by the exons ATGTCGGACCGGCTGGGCAAGCCCACCTGCCTCATCGtcgccagcgccgccgccgcgg GTGTGTCAGCCCAGTCCTTCCTTCATTGCTTTACGCTGGCTAGCTCTGCTTTTAATCTCCAAGTTGCAACTCCTGGG GGAAAGTCAATTGATTTTGTGGATGTGAATGAGAGCAACATGCGCTGGATACAGGACTTTCGTATGAAATCATACGCCAACCCTGCCAAGTTGGAGTCAATAGATG GTGCTAGATACCATGCGCTGCTGATTCCAAACTGTCCTGGGGCTATGACTGACCTTGCAAACAGTGGGTACCTGGCTAAGATATTGCAGCACTTCAGCACTGAGAACA agcCTGTCTGTGCGGTTGGGCATGGAGTTGCAGCTTTGTGTTGTGCCACCAATGAGGATAAATCCTGGGTATTTCAGGGATACAGCCTCACAGGG CCCTCTGTGTATGAACTAGTAAGGCAGCCTAATTTTGCCAGTTTGTCCATTATTGTGGAAGATTTCGTGAAAGATTCTGGAGCTACGTTTAGTG CCAGCAGCCCGGATGCTGTGCATGTTGTGCTGGACAGGCACCTGGTGACAGGTCAGAATGAGAATTCCACTCTTCCTGCGGTCCAGAATCTTCTTATTCTTTGCAACCTCAG GAATACTCCGGGACTCTGA
- the GATD1 gene encoding glutamine amidotransferase-like class 1 domain-containing protein 1 isoform X2, translating to MSDRLGKPTCLIVASAAAAGVSAQSFLHCFTLASSAFNLQVATPGGKSIDFVDVNESNMRWIQDFRMKSYANPAKLESIDGARYHALLIPNCPGAMTDLANSGYLAKILQHFSTENKPVCAVGHGVAALCCATNEDKSWVFQGYSLTGPSVYELVRQPNFASLSIIVEDFVKDSGATFSASSPDAVHVVLDRHLVTGQNENSTLPAVQNLLILCNLSRK from the exons ATGTCGGACCGGCTGGGCAAGCCCACCTGCCTCATCGtcgccagcgccgccgccgcgg GTGTGTCAGCCCAGTCCTTCCTTCATTGCTTTACGCTGGCTAGCTCTGCTTTTAATCTCCAAGTTGCAACTCCTGGG GGAAAGTCAATTGATTTTGTGGATGTGAATGAGAGCAACATGCGCTGGATACAGGACTTTCGTATGAAATCATACGCCAACCCTGCCAAGTTGGAGTCAATAGATG GTGCTAGATACCATGCGCTGCTGATTCCAAACTGTCCTGGGGCTATGACTGACCTTGCAAACAGTGGGTACCTGGCTAAGATATTGCAGCACTTCAGCACTGAGAACA agcCTGTCTGTGCGGTTGGGCATGGAGTTGCAGCTTTGTGTTGTGCCACCAATGAGGATAAATCCTGGGTATTTCAGGGATACAGCCTCACAGGG CCCTCTGTGTATGAACTAGTAAGGCAGCCTAATTTTGCCAGTTTGTCCATTATTGTGGAAGATTTCGTGAAAGATTCTGGAGCTACGTTTAGTG CCAGCAGCCCGGATGCTGTGCATGTTGTGCTGGACAGGCACCTGGTGACAGGTCAGAATGAGAATTCCACTCTTCCTGCGGTCCAGAATCTTCTTATTCTTTGCAACCTCAG CAGGAAATGA
- the GATD1 gene encoding glutamine amidotransferase-like class 1 domain-containing protein 1 isoform X4, with protein MSDRLGKPTCLIVASAAAAGVSAQSFLHCFTLASSAFNLQVATPGGKSIDFVDVNESNMRWIQDFRMKSYANPAKLESIDGARYHALLIPNCPGAMTDLANSGYLAKILQHFSTENKPVCAVGHGVAALCCATNEDKSWVFQGYSLTGPSVYELVRQPNFASLSIIVEDFVKDSGATFSASSPDAVHVVLDRHLVTGQNENSTLPAVQNLLILCNLR; from the exons ATGTCGGACCGGCTGGGCAAGCCCACCTGCCTCATCGtcgccagcgccgccgccgcgg GTGTGTCAGCCCAGTCCTTCCTTCATTGCTTTACGCTGGCTAGCTCTGCTTTTAATCTCCAAGTTGCAACTCCTGGG GGAAAGTCAATTGATTTTGTGGATGTGAATGAGAGCAACATGCGCTGGATACAGGACTTTCGTATGAAATCATACGCCAACCCTGCCAAGTTGGAGTCAATAGATG GTGCTAGATACCATGCGCTGCTGATTCCAAACTGTCCTGGGGCTATGACTGACCTTGCAAACAGTGGGTACCTGGCTAAGATATTGCAGCACTTCAGCACTGAGAACA agcCTGTCTGTGCGGTTGGGCATGGAGTTGCAGCTTTGTGTTGTGCCACCAATGAGGATAAATCCTGGGTATTTCAGGGATACAGCCTCACAGGG CCCTCTGTGTATGAACTAGTAAGGCAGCCTAATTTTGCCAGTTTGTCCATTATTGTGGAAGATTTCGTGAAAGATTCTGGAGCTACGTTTAGTG CCAGCAGCCCGGATGCTGTGCATGTTGTGCTGGACAGGCACCTGGTGACAGGTCAGAATGAGAATTCCACTCTTCCTGCGGTCCAGAATCTTCTTATTCTTTGCAACCTCAG GTGA
- the GATD1 gene encoding glutamine amidotransferase-like class 1 domain-containing protein 1 isoform X3, with product MSDRLGKPTCLIVASAAAAGVSAQSFLHCFTLASSAFNLQVATPGGKSIDFVDVNESNMRWIQDFRMKSYANPAKLESIDGARYHALLIPNCPGAMTDLANSGYLAKILQHFSTENKPVCAVGHGVAALCCATNEDKSWVFQGYSLTGPSVYELVRQPNFASLSIIVEDFVKDSGATFSASSPDAVHVVLDRHLVTGQNENSTLPAVQNLLILCNLRK from the exons ATGTCGGACCGGCTGGGCAAGCCCACCTGCCTCATCGtcgccagcgccgccgccgcgg GTGTGTCAGCCCAGTCCTTCCTTCATTGCTTTACGCTGGCTAGCTCTGCTTTTAATCTCCAAGTTGCAACTCCTGGG GGAAAGTCAATTGATTTTGTGGATGTGAATGAGAGCAACATGCGCTGGATACAGGACTTTCGTATGAAATCATACGCCAACCCTGCCAAGTTGGAGTCAATAGATG GTGCTAGATACCATGCGCTGCTGATTCCAAACTGTCCTGGGGCTATGACTGACCTTGCAAACAGTGGGTACCTGGCTAAGATATTGCAGCACTTCAGCACTGAGAACA agcCTGTCTGTGCGGTTGGGCATGGAGTTGCAGCTTTGTGTTGTGCCACCAATGAGGATAAATCCTGGGTATTTCAGGGATACAGCCTCACAGGG CCCTCTGTGTATGAACTAGTAAGGCAGCCTAATTTTGCCAGTTTGTCCATTATTGTGGAAGATTTCGTGAAAGATTCTGGAGCTACGTTTAGTG CCAGCAGCCCGGATGCTGTGCATGTTGTGCTGGACAGGCACCTGGTGACAGGTCAGAATGAGAATTCCACTCTTCCTGCGGTCCAGAATCTTCTTATTCTTTGCAACCTCAG GAAATGA
- the CEND1 gene encoding cell cycle exit and neuronal differentiation protein 1, whose translation MDSKGNVRSGNKPDAKAPSSAKPEKPNPGPATNADKKEIPKEQPAPATAAKKAGGDAAVVNNHSNLKPSPAATETQEATGQSPDSDHKGNSSEESPGSIFDNMKPLIIVGGVAVAALAVIVGVAFLARKK comes from the coding sequence ATGGATTCCAAAGGCAATGTCCGAAGCGGAAACAAACCCGACGCCAAGGCCCCCAGCTCCGCAAAGCCAGAAAAGCCCAACCCTGGGCCTGCCACGAATGCAGACAAGAAGGAGATCCCCAAAGAGCAGCCTGCTCCCGCCACTGCCGCCAAGAAGGCAGGCGGCGATGCTGCCGTCGTGAACAACCACAGCAACCTGAAacccagccccgccgccaccgaGACACAAGAGGCCACCGGCCAGTCCCCTGACTCTGACCACAAGGGAAACAGCTCCGAGGAGTCGCCAGGCAGCATCTTCGACAACATGAAGCCCTTGATCATCGTGGGAGGAGTGGCGGTGGCTGCGCTCGCTGTGATTGTGGGAGTGGCGTTCCTAGCCCGGAAAAAATGA
- the TALDO1 gene encoding transaldolase codes for MSVSPVKRQKMESALDQLKHHTTVVADTGDFNAIDEYKPLDATTNPSLILAAAQMPAYQELVDDAVAYGKKLGGSEEEQIKNACDKLFVLFGAEILKRIPGRVSTEVDARLSFDKEGMIQRARRLIDLYKEAGIGKDRILIKLSSTWEGIQAGKVLEAEYGIHCNMTLLFSFAQAVACAEAGVTLISPFVGRILDWYVANGDKKAYEPSEDPGVKSVTKIYNYYKKFGYKTIVMGASFRNTGEIKALTGCDYLTISPKLLAELSKEYVKLTPTLSIKEAQACQLEKIHLDEKAFRWLHNEDQMAVEKLSDGIRKFAADAIKLERMLKERMFSAENGK; via the exons ATGTCGGTGTCCCCCGTGAAACGGCAGAAGATGGAGTCGGCGCTGGACCAGCTCAAGCACCACACCACCGTGGTGGCCGACACCGGGGACTTCAACG CAATTGATGAGTACAAGCCCCTAGATGCCACCACCAACCCATCTCTGATCCTAGCTGCTGCTCAGATGCCAGCTTACCAGGAACTTGTGGATGATGCTGTTGCCTATGGGAAAAAACTTGGTGG GTCAGAAGAGGAGCAGATCAAAAATGCTTGTGACAAACTTTTTGTATTATTTGGAGCTGAAATATTGAAGAGGATACCTGGCCGTGTGTCCACAGAAGTAGATGCAAG GTTGTCCTTTGATAAGGAAGGAATGATTCAGAGGGCCAGGCGCCTCATTGACCTTTATAAGGAAGCAGGAATTGGTAAAGATCGTATTCTCATTAAGCTCTCTTCAACATGGGAAGGAATCCAGGCTGGCAA GGTGCTGGAAGCAGAGTATGGGATTCACTGCAACATGACCTTGCTGTTCTCCTTTGCTCAGGCGGTTGCCTGTGCTGAAGCTGGAGTTACTCTGATTTCCCCATTCGTAGGACGGATCCTGGATTGGTATGTTGCAAATGGAGATAAGAAAGCCTACGAGCCTTCAGAGGATCCAG GAGTGAAGAGTGTCACTAAGATCTATAACTATTACAAAAAGTTTGGCTACAAAACCATCGTGATGGGTGCTTCGTTTCGAAATACAGGAGAAATAAAAGCGCTTACAGGCTGTGACTATCTCACCATTTCACCCAAGCTTTTGGCAGAGCTCAGCAAAGAGTATGTCAAGTTAActcccacgctcagtataaaagagg CTCAGGCATGTCAGCTTGAGAAGATCCACCTGGATGAGAAGGCATTCCGCTGGCTCCATAATGAAGACCAAATGGCTGTGGAGAAACTATCTGATGGGATCAGAAAATTTGCTGCAGATGCAATTAAACTGGAGAGGATGTTAAAG GAGCGAATGTTCAGTGCTGAAAATGGAAAGTAG